From a region of the Zingiber officinale cultivar Zhangliang chromosome 10B, Zo_v1.1, whole genome shotgun sequence genome:
- the LOC122030310 gene encoding transcription factor IBH1-like 1 isoform X1, whose protein sequence is MQLTSSFKLNFLKQMLLGFQLSAVSSNNMSFHERKKAIKLSADAAIAFARGRTRWSQGLITNLSKNEKNKDVLKGLLGREYDELSKPCCNSWKIPRSKKILRRCLRMSSTRKMAGRAQHDVGKSILAKTLAKKRIQVLKKLVPGGESMDGFSLLDETLDYAMSLKAQVDGMRCVLRTSEALNFKAHQDSTMQVKQPSFVGE, encoded by the exons ATGCAACTCACAAGCTCATTCAAGCTAAATTTCCTCAAACAAATGCTCCTGGGGTTTCAGCTATCAGCTGTTTCATCCAACAATATGAGCTTCCATGAGAGAAAAAAGGCCATCAAGCTCTCAGCTGACGCTGCGATAGCCTTTGCCAGAGGCAGAACGAGATGGTCACAGGGTCTCATCACAAACCTTTCCAAGAATGAGAAGAACAAGGACGTACTAAAAGGTCTCCTAGGAAGGGAGTATGATGAGTTAAGCAAACCATGCTGCAACTCATGGAAGATCCCTAGATCCAAGAAGATACTCAGGAGGTGCTTAAGGATGTCCTCGACAAGGAAAATGGCAGGAAGAGCACAGCATGATGTTGGTAAAAGTATCCTGGCAAAGACATTGGCTAAGAAGAGGATCCAAGTGCTTAAAAAGCTTGTACCTGGAGGTGAGTCTATGGATGGCTTCTCCTTATTAGATGAAACTTTGGACTATGCTATGTCTCTAAAAGCTCAGGTTGACGGAATGCGATGCGTTTTGAGAACTTCAGAAGCCTTGAATTTCAA AGCCCACCAAGATTCCACAATGCAAGTAAAGCAGCCATCATTTGTGGGCGAATGA
- the LOC122030310 gene encoding transcription factor IBH1-like 1 isoform X2, translating into MQLTSSFKLNFLKQMLLGFQLSAVSSNNMSFHERKKAIKLSADAAIAFARGRTRWSQGLITNLSKNEKNKDVLKGLLGREYDELSKPCCNSWKIPRSKKILRRCLRMSSTRKMAGRAQHDVGKSILAKTLAKKRIQVLKKLVPGG; encoded by the exons ATGCAACTCACAAGCTCATTCAAGCTAAATTTCCTCAAACAAATGCTCCTGGGGTTTCAGCTATCAGCTGTTTCATCCAACAATATGAGCTTCCATGAGAGAAAAAAGGCCATCAAGCTCTCAGCTGACGCTGCGATAGCCTTTGCCAGAGGCAGAACGAGATGGTCACAGGGTCTCATCACAAACCTTTCCAAGAATGAGAAGAACAAGGACGTACTAAAAGGTCTCCTAGGAAGGGAGTATGATGAGTTAAGCAAACCATGCTGCAACTCATGGAAGATCCCTAGATCCAAGAAGATACTCAGGAGGTGCTTAAGGATGTCCTCGACAAGGAAAATGGCAGGAAGAGCACAGCATGATGTTGGTAAAAGTATCCTGGCAAAGACATTGGCTAAGAAGAGGATCCAAGTGCTTAAAAAGCTTGTACCTGGAG GTTGA